The Musa acuminata AAA Group cultivar baxijiao chromosome BXJ1-8, Cavendish_Baxijiao_AAA, whole genome shotgun sequence genomic sequence TTGCCGATCCGTAGCGATCGGTTCTTCTGTTTTTGATTTCGGTTCGTGGGGTTTTCTTGGCGTGGATTTGGTGATCGTGGGTTGGTAATCTTGAGCTTTTTTCCTTTTGTATCTTGACATTTCGCCATTGATTTCGGTTCTTCTGTATCGTGGGTTGGTTCTTCTGTTATTGATTTTGGTTCGTGGGGTTTTCTTGGCGTGGATTTGGTGATCGTGGGTTGGTAATTTTGTCTTGAGCCATTTCCTTTCGTATCTTGAGATTTCGCCATTGATTCATCGGTCCTGGCGATCTAGGGTGGTGGATCTTGGTGCCGCTTCGAATCCCATGGGGCAATTTCCAATTGGTTTCCGAAGCTCTTCGATGTCTATACTGTGTCTACTTCAATGATCTGGTTCTTTTCCCTTTCAGCCTGGCCGGCTTTCACCTTGCACTAATCTTGTGCGTCTCATTGTTACACATGCATTGCAGGATTACAGCTTGCTGCCAATGGCTACAATACAGCATTTCATTGGGATCTCCTTAACTAGTAGGATACCGTTTACCTTTTCGTTCTGTAATCTATGGTAGACATAATCTACTTTCTCCTGTATTCCCGGCAAGATATACTATCCAATGTATTTTCATTCATCTAAACTTATTAAATCGATCATCACATACTTGTGCAAGTTCTCATTCTGTCTCTGCATCCTCATTTGATCGAGTTGCTCTGAAGAAATAAGTCTTGATTTGAGGTTTTTTGATTGATTTTCAATCATATAACCACATGTTCAAGTTTATGAGGCAAGAATATGAATTTCATGCTCTTGCATTATCAAGCCTTTCCTTCAAGATATTTGGATCTATGGAAGCTTTATTGGTTCATATACATGATAGTAAGCATAAATAAATAAGTCCTCAAGTTATGCTTTTAGTAATAATCCCTTCGAGACTATAATACATCAAACTAAACAGATGAAATGTACTTTGCACTCTTTTATATTTTAAGATTCCAATGCAGAAACAGTTTGGTTGTGCAAAACTAGCTTAATGTTTGGAGCAGAtgtacagtttttttttttgcttctcttaaacTGACTAATTTTATGAattgtagatcttcttaatgttgatcATTGCCCCTTACCAAACAACCAGGACCGAAGGATCTCACAGATATTGCCAGGAATGCTGGTAGACTGGCAGGATGAGCAATTGCATATGTTCAATTAGTTTGTAGGCAGTtgtttttaacagatgtgccaccATCTCAGGCTAGCAAGGTACTACCTTTTCTTTCCATTCAGTCGAATTGTCTGGGAACCCATATATATTTGATAACATGCAAGTAACTAATAGACAGCAGATAAAATCTTGACGTGTATTCTGCAGTCATTAGAACTTAGCAGTTGTTCCAAATGCAATTCTTTATTACGCTTTTTTGTCTCAATGTCTAACTTTAATTTACAAGTCATGGAAGATAATGCCAGATTCTCATTTAGCCTGTCATGATGTCGTTTAGACTTAAAGTCGATACAATGGGAGTCACTTGATTGTGCATGTGATACACTAACCACTAGAATGCGCCCTTGGAGACAATTTTGCAGAATTTTGGACTCTTCAATGGCAATTAGCAACTTCAGCCCTCTAGATTCATTGTTACACATGCAACCTTGTTGTCTAGTCCTCAGAGTTGTCTCAGTGCCCAGCAACTATGGTTCTTGCTTTTACATTTTACACTAGCTATTTGTTTGAAAGTTGAGAATTGCAACTTTTTCAGAATGAAGCGATGATGGTTTCTTCCACCATGTATCATATCACTTTTTCACTGCATAAGAATTTCTTGAGGAAATTTACGTTATAAAACATAAAACAATTAAATCATCAATTTGTTGTAGAAAAATGCTGTTTGGCCTTATTTTCTGATGTCGAGCTTCTGCTAGTTTTTGGGAGAAATTTAAGCTGAAAGACTAGCATTAGTGTTGCTAATTTTCTTTCTGAAAGAGCTCTTGGCAGGAAAAATACTATGTAGAATGATCAATGAAATGGTCTAAAGTTATGTAACACTTAAGAAATAGACTGAACATGTATTTGTTTCGAATTGAGAATAGTTATTTTGTGATGGTCCAGGTGCCAGTGTGATGGCTTGCTTCTGGATATCTCCTAACTTGCCATTGGCACTTTGGGACACTGGTAGCGAAGATATCTCACGTCACTTTTAGGTGATGACTTAGTCCTATAATGGAAGCGGTTGAGATTTATGTTCATGACTTCCAACACAATTTTATGCTGATTTCCAGTGGCTAACATGACTCTTCATATTTTTCATCTGGATTTGGGATCATTTTTTGCTGTGTAATATGGAAAAAGAATATAATGAAAAGGAAATATCCACAATGGGTATAAGTAGGAGTTACAAGGACTCTAAAGATAAGGATAATTGATGGAAAATTAACTTAGATGGTTCACTACCTTTACAAATGGTATAGGTGCCAGGAATAGCTATCGCATGTATCAAATATCCAGGTTGCTCAAAGAGCCGATACAATGACAAAGTACCTGGAGAATGACAAATCTATTAGATTATTTTAACCAAATGCTTGCCTTGTGTTGGCCAACTATTTCTACTTCTTTCTGAGAAAGAAAGAAGTTTGATATTTAGGTTACACCTCAGGAAATTTGCTTGTTAACAGGTCATTTTATTAACTAGTGAACGGCCAGAATTTCTTATATATGATCCTTCCAGGAAAGAATAAAGCAATGCCATGGAATGttcaaaatgaatatgaagcttggCTGGCTAGGGATTTTGACTTTAATCAAATATTAGAGAAAAGGAGGAAAGATGTGACGGGTCCAAATGAAAAGGCCAATATATGCTTCATGGAGCCCCATTGATGTGTGATATGTGGACCTAGATTGGAATTGGTTTCTGAAATAATTTTACCAAGCTGATAATAGGTTCTCTGAATATGGCATTGGTAGCTCTAGAAATGTTCACTATCACAAGTGAGATATGGGTTTGTTAAAATTTGAGTCTCACAATAATTGCGGATTTCTATCATGGATTATATTGTGGAAGCAACTATTGTTAATTAATGATGAAGTATAAAtggataaggaaaaaaaaaagaatcattaaTGATTAAGATTAAATAATGTCAACTGCAAGGAATATCATTTTGTTTTTCTCTCTTGGAGTTCCCATGAATTATGACAAACTAGAACACTTTGCATCTGAATCAATTAAAATATCAGAATACATTGTTTTGTCATCTGAATCCTATTGGATCTGGTGTATGTTCATGTAAGCTTGTAATTACATGCCTGTTTGTACAGATTGTAATATCATTTTGGAATTTGTCTTTGCTAAATTGCTACTTACCAATAAAGGTGTTATGACACTCTAGTTCTTACTGATTGTctgaaagaacagaaaataacaTTATTTGTTTTAGACAGAGTAGTGTGTGATCAACAATTTTATTTGGTCAAAAAGGGCGTTGATTTGATTATTGTAAATCATCCTGCATAAATTATTGTATAGCTCATAGTTCCATGCTTATAGGTGCACAAAGaactacaagatagcatttctttattaGAAGCAAGGTTTTTATGGAATacaaagcatatcaatagtgaacCTAGGTCTATTTCCTCTGAGGATGGATGGACCAGAACAAATGCAGAGCACTGGTATGAAACAAATTTTGAAGTCTGTCTTTCAAGTTTCCTATCACCATGCTTCTTGGGATTTCTACCATGACAAGGCCTTTCCAAGAATATAAGCAGGCTTCAATATTTGCTGTAATATCTGATGGAGAAGAATAAACCAATAGCAATAATCCCTATGGTTTCACTCAATTCAGATAATCAGGTTATCAAGTTCATGCATTGTAGCTTTGCTTATTTCTTGTACTTGTTTCACCCTAGGATCTAAGCAGAGCAAATTCAGTTTCTTATGGTTTCCACAACCAGTCAATGAGATATTCCAAGCTTGCTGAAGCTTCACTGCCCAGTCAGGTCCTTGTGAAATTCATGAAGATGTGATGGAACATGATGCTGAAGGTGACATGCTGACTGTTCTTCCTGTGTCTGCTGAAACAGCAGGATCACTTCCAAAGCATGGCGGTAAACATCCCTAGTCGCTGGTATAATTCCATATTTTTATTTTGGTAttgatatcaatatattttagACCCATGCTGTGAAGTTTTTGTAAGTGAATCGTACTAGGAAAAATTAGATTATTTTATCGTTACTGGGAACTCAAAATATTTAGAGAAGAGAATGAAGATTGAGCAATGGGAGCGGGTGCACTGAAAATTCAGCTATTACTATGTTCCATATAGTTGTATTTATAACCTATACACTATGAGTCCCATAGAGAgatgttgagaaaaaaaaaaaaaagggattctCTCCAAATTTTAGTATCACAGAAAAATGGTGGAAAATCTTCTACCTCAAATTGCACTTGATATATTTGATAGTTGATGTCTTGGGAAAGTCTTGTGATTCTTCATCGACTTCTGAGTCCACTTGTCTGATTGTGGATACTCCATTGATTGCACACAAGCACAGTTCCCATGATCTTGAAACTGTGCTTGATATATTTGATAGTTGCTGTGCTTGTGTCCTATTTGTCCCACGGCCAGAGAGAATCCTAATTTGATCTAATTATGATCTTGAAAGATGTAGGACAATGATATGATTGCTTTGCCGTGTGTTCGTAGGTCTTTTGGTGGCTTACTGTGGCCTGCTAAATTATTTAATGTAAGAAGCTATCAATACTTTTGTAGGTAGTAGAAAATACAATATTTGATATTGCCTAtggtttatcattcaaatattcttggaattatattttttacatttttttatttgaagCAGACGAGTTGGGCaaacatttttttatattttctacacCTAGCTCGCAGAGTCTAAGAAGGGCTATATATCACGCATTTCTTAAACCCGGCAATAAATAGAGTTTTCAAATAACCAGACAATTGCAACATAATCATAGCCGTAGACGGTAGTCAAAATCCTATAGGCCCCCACCTATCATCAGCCCGTCATTTCCCCGGAACTAGATCAGCAGCTTCTCTATAGCATCCTGCAATGTCACCGGTGTCAACTAATGCTACCACCATGTAAAATCACGCTAGAAAAAGACGGGAAAGTCGAATGCAGCGTGAATGATTCTAACAATCCGGGCTCAAAAGAGCACAACTTGATACAATCAGCGCGAGAGGCATGGGGAGCTCACCTTGAGTTGCTGAATCTGAGATTTCAACTGGCTACCTTCGTTGCTGGTAACAGAACAAGCGATCACAGGCCTCGTAACTCCGCAAGCTCGACCAAGAGCTTGTTTGGAAGGAACAAAAACATAAGGCACATTCTGGCATTGCGAGTGTCCAACAGGTTAGAAACTCAAATACTGATTCATTTAAGCATATATTTGTAGCTAAGATGACAGTCGTATAAGCTTGTGTTCAGCATCAACAACAATATCTCAGgacttttttaaaataaaaaacaacaGATAAATGGAAATAATGTGCAGCAAAAAAGCAACATAGAAGAAAACCTGGATCCTATCATGAACAGATTCATTCCCCATCTTGTTTTCGATGTTTATAACATGTTTTATAACAGTGAAGAGACTATAACTAAAACCAGCACCAGAGATCACTTTTAACATCTGGTGACTCTAGCTTCAACTGTGTTTGCCAGTTGCCCGGAATACGGTTAGGTTAGAATATATACAAGAGGATTTTGCAGCTAGGTATACAGAAAGAATATAGGAGCGTTGAAACATGCTATTTAATGGTGACAAAAAGGGATGAGCCCAGAATATGCATATTATCCAGAACATCAAGAAAATATCCATTAAAGCATATGCATTTTTGGTGCTCAAATTTTAAAGAATCCCTCAAGGGGTTACAGATGTTGTGTTCACTATGGCTTTAATATGATATGAGTGTCTCACAGGAAACATGTTACTTGTAAAAGCTTCGGTTCAATGATACCAGAAACCTGACAGTTATGTTACATGCATGCATGACTTTTGATTACAATGAGAACGATGCAATGGAACTACTACAGCTATTTGTGATGGTAGATTTTCTTGCCAAATTATAACATGTTCAGGGTGTCAGCTACCAAGCACAGCACTATGGTTTTGTTTCATTATAAACTTGTTTAATAAACATGTCCAAATGCTAAATGCTAAAAAATGAAGAATGCTACTTTACAACCAGTACAGTTTAGAAATTAATCAGCTCATTTCTTCAAGGCTATTCACCATAAGTCATCACGTAAATGGGAACGACAATATCAGAGAGTGTTCAACAAAAAAAGGAACAGTGACTAGGCTGTGTTGTGAAATCACCCTACTCCACTGCTTAAACAAGTTTGATGGCAATGAACTCAGATAATTAGTCCCATTGACATGTAGATATGGCCTCTTGCGTTACATATGAACAGTTAAAGGACTGAATCCGCAAACAAGCACGTATGTTGTTTCTTTACTTGAGATAATTAATCAAGTCGAATAAAGGTACTCAACTCTTAAAATTTGCAATGTAATGCACTAAGAAATGAATTTATACCATAATAATACATTCAAAAGCTATAATGCAAACAGAGGTAAGATTAACAAGCTTAATCTAAAACAAAAAAACATTTGGAACATCAAACAcaaaaatcataattacaagGACCAAGGATTATATCAAACTAAACTGACTCCCTCCTGAACaagcataaaaaatcatcatgttgGCCACCTACATTAATATGAATAGATTTGGACTTTCTTAAATTTATTCGCTTCATTGAACCGGTTATCAGATCAACCTTCTATCCAAGTGACCGATCCATCACCACCACAGTGTGTCATATCCTGCACCCAGACCAACCTGGCTACGGTTTCAACAACACACATGGTCTTGGCTGAACAATATTCCCCTACATTTTTTGCATAACGATAGGCCTAAAACTAATGAACAAGGTCACAGCACAAGAGCACAATCAGCATGATAGGCCACACATGGTCCTACATCTTTTTCCACCACTGCATCTCGAGTTTAAATTACTCACTTAACCCTAGTGTCGCCGGCAGCAACCGTACCCAAAGAACTCACAGAAGAAACGGCATACCTTGTCCTCAGCAAGCAATGGGAGATGGAGAAGGATTTCGAGCGGCTCCGTGTCAGCTGCCATCACCACAAACTCGGATATGCCTCTGTTGAGGGTTTTGGTTGCTGGTACAAGCAAAGCAAATCAAGAACGACAATGAATAAACACGCCATCACCATCAAACCCACAGAGAAgtgcagcagagagagagagagagagggagagagagagcgcgcAAATAAACGAAAATGACCTTCGTTGGCACCCTTCTTGAGTTGTTTATAGTTGGCTGCCTGTTGGATCAGATCCAGGATGGTTATTGTCAGCTGAGCGTCGGCCAAAGGGTACGCCTTCGGATTCACAGCCTCGGTACTCTAATATCAAGATGACACCGTCAAGACCCAACAAATATAAATCGGAATGGAGAACAAGAAGAATGAGCGAAGAAACCACGAAACTTGTACCTAAAGACACCCAAGAAACAGAGATTAAATGAAGATTAAAAGGGAACAACCCACTAGAACCCTTAGTAAATAAAGATTAAAAGGGAAAACAAGAACTGGTCCCAAACAACTTCCCCAAACGAGCCAATAATACTAGAAAAAAGGATCGCGATCTCTTAAGAAGAAACCAAGATCGCAATCTCTTATGAAGAAACCAAGATCGCAATCTCTAGAAGAGAGACATCAGAAGGGAAAACAACAATTAGAATCGATCCCATCGAGAATCCTATGACTAcaagaggaggaggcggcggatgAGGAGACGCACCATTTTCTTGACGTGGATTGCGGTGCGGAGAAGCGACGTCACGCAGACAACCCGAAAGCCCTAAAACCCTTCCGCCTCCCTCGGGGGCTTTTATACGTCGGCCGAAAGTGTGCCCTAGCCATTCGCGGTGACTTGTTACCCTGGAACTTTTAGCTTAATTGGAACCCGTGGGATCAGTGTTATTCTAGCCTGTTAGCTAGGTGGGTGGATTTCCTTCCTAAAAAAGCCCCCATCGTTTCCATTTTTCCCACCTATGGGTGTTACATTTCTTCTTGTATAGAAACTACACAAGATGTGGGAAAGCAgggcaaaaaaaaatattaaaattgatatttcttaaaagaaaatattattaggATCAAAGCACAGTATCATGTCACTCTTATGGAACCATATATATATCTCAACTCCTTTATGAGaaacatgaaaaaataaaataaaaaaggactATGAGAGAAATCATTGTATTAAGTTACTGTCTAAaagacaaaagaaaaataatacttTATAACTTATCCAAAAGATTTATTAAGTATTTTTTAGCTTAATTTGATATTGATAatcatttaattttatatttattgacGAGTATGAGAATTAATGATCCATAAGTCCGTCAAATCTCTTTTACCCTATGAGACGTCTTTTGGAGTTTACAGAAGAGGATAAAACCGTGTggatatcaaatccattttaaaaaaattgatagctTAAAACTTATTTTTACATATCAAACACtactctcatgtatcaaatgttaaTAGCTTAAAACATCatctaatatatttttgaaatctatttatCAATGACCAAGGATTCCAAATGAGAAGGATAATGAAACTCCTTATCAAAAGTTGAAAGTATAAAATATCATCTAATAAATTAGTATGCCTTAAATATTAGTTAGGTTGTAGCGTAACAAATATATTTATTACTATGAAGAATCTTACACCTAAATTTTTGGTCTCATGATGATACTAAATATACTTACCAAAAGTTGAGATCTCATAGttaaaatattagtttgatgATTATTCATCAAATTCACTTACAAAGATTGGATTGCTAGTAAAGATCTTCACTAATAATAGTAGGATTCTAGGATTGAATCTtgtcaaaattatttatttttgcaaaaaaattagaagatatatatatatatatatattaaaaaaattaatatcttaaACAATAAATAATtatgcactatatatatatatatatatatatatatatatatatatatatatattgtacatataatatatataaactcCAATAGTTTAAAGTTAATGGAGTGATAAGCTTTTACCGGAGCATGACATGCCATGTGGGTCCGGCCGGAGTAGGCGACACATCCCCAAGGATAACACCAGAAGCGAGTCTCAACCATTCGCCTATGCGCAACTTGCGCACGTTATCCCCTTCGCCGTCTCTCTGTTATCTCGATCACCCCGGAACTCCTCCGGAGACAGAGAAGAGTAAGAGAGCCGAGAGTGAGGAGACGATGGCGTCGATCACCAGGATGTCGGCAAATGCGATTGCAGTGCCTTACTACGGTAGGAGACCCAAGACTCCGTCGCCGGGCGGGATGGCGGTGGAGTGCTCGTCGCGGCCGCAGAAGAAGGCGACGTCGCACCACATGAAGACGAGGCCCAAGAAGACGCAGCCTTGGGACGTCAGGCGCAAGGGCCCCACCGTGTACCCGCCGCTCCCTGTCCTCCCTCCGGATTGGACCCTCGTCTCCGAGGAGAAGGGGGAGGCAGCGGCGCAGCGGGCGGAAGAAGCCCCGGCCACTGGTGCAGCATGATGATGAAGGGCGCCGCGCCGCGCCCACCCGCCGGCACCGCATCCGTGTCTTTCTCTTTCGTTTCTGGTGTTCTCTGAAGTGGATTGTTTGTTGCCTCATCGTTGATGTTTTGCCCTTGCAATGCGATGTAATCTCccttgatttcttgaattatcTCGCAAAACTATCTTCTCCGTGCTCGAAATTTCATCTCCCACAAAAGAGGATTAGGGTTCTTTAGACCCCATTTTTTGATTCCCTTGTCTTGAACAAGAAGATTGAGCGAAGAAACCAAGAAACCTCTTCTATAATGCCGAGACTTGTTACCATTTTGAGTTAAGTGGGGAGTCATACGAGAAAGATGAGTTGGATGGAAAGAGAAATATCATATCTATCATAAAGATTAATCAAAACCTTATTTTTATACATCTACCATAAAATACATGTAGATTTACGTACATCAGCTGGCGATACAAACGGACGAAAAGAAGCAGCTTTACAACTGGGGTGTTCCTCGGCAAGAAGACAGCAACGCAGAACGGGATCACAAGGTGAAGTAGCTTGGAGGAGGGCGAACTATTGAAGCCGCGGACATGGTGGAATTCCCGGTTGCAACGCTTTCTAGCTCACTGTCCGCTACCTGAACTGGCTTCACCACCGCGATCCTCTCTGGAACGACCTCTCCATTCTCCTCCATCCGAGCGAGAACCTCGAATTGGGTCATGGCCTTCTCTGGTCTAGTCATCCACTCCGGGAACCCTGACCAATCTACCTCGTCGTTCGAAATGTTCTCCACAAGTGTGAAGCCCGTCTTGATGTAATTTCTAGCTGATACCTCTGCCCTCAGCAACTGGAATGATCCTTCCTCCTTGCCATTTGGCCCTAACACCGACGCCAGCATCTCCTCGAATCCCTGGAGGTTGGAATCGGACCCATTCACTGATGTCAGAGGCCACAGGGTTGGCTTCTGCACTGCGATGGTTGGGATGGAACGCGAGGAGAGCTCGACGAGGCCTGGGGCTAAGCGCCTGAGCTTGAGCTTGTCGTGGGGTGACGTCGACGGCGAGGAGGTCAGGGAGGTGGGGCCGACGATGCGGAGGGAGAGGAGGGGTTGGCCCTTCGATCCGGCTGCACGGCGTACTGCCTCCGCGGTGGCAAGCAGGCCGGACGCGTCCTGGTGGCCACTGTGATGGGTGCGGTTGAGGGGGAAAGGGAGGGGGAGCTCGAGCGGGCTCCTGAGGCTGACGGACCTGGCGCCCTTCACTGTCACCACTGCGCCGTCCGACAAGATCACCTTCTTCAGCGCTCCTGCTTCGACATCGTGCTGCAGAGGTGGGTTGTCGCATGAGATCGACCGAAAAAAGGACATTTTTAGAAGCTGAACTCAATTAATGATCACCAGGAACAAATGGGAATATGCATCTCACCGGCAAGAAAAGCCTCATATCATCACCGTCTTGAATCCAGAGCTCCAAAGGCCCGGCCAGCTGAAACGGAGACAATACCGGCGGAACCATCGAATCAGGCTTCCTCCCCATGCGCACCAACCCTGTCGCATCTCCTCCCCCCTCCCCGTCCTCTCTAAAGATGGTGAGATCCACGGAATCCCACCGTCTCACGTCCTCCGACAGCTTGATCGGGATCACCTTCTTATCGATCTCGATGTCGAACTCGTAGGCGACCGACTGCCCCACCCGTACGTCCCGCACATCGAACCCCGACACCTCCACGCCCTCCGCATGGATCCCGAGCCCCTTGACGACCGCATCCCTCAAATTCTTCATGTTCGCCAAGAATCAATTAGGGCAGTTCGTAAAAGAGGGGGAAATTTTCGAAATTTCAGGGTTCCCTTACCGAAATCGCTCGGTGAGTCGATGGATTCGAGGAAATTAGACCGTTCGAAACTCCCAGCATGACGAGATTGAGGAACCCCACGAGCAACAGAGAGCGAGTCGCCATGGATCGACGAAGGAATTCCAGAAACGAAACGAAGAGGAGAATAAAAATTGAATTTTTACGGCGGTTGGGGTGGCGTTTAAAAGGATCAGTATGACGTGAGTTCGACGAATGAGAAGCGAGAGAGTGATGCGAACCGCGTGACCATTTGTTGTGACACGGCCGGGAAAGGGTGACGGTTTTGCGCAGTGGCCTGCGACTTGGCATGATCACAACCGTTCGTTCTCTTCTAAATGGATATTTAATGGACGAGATCGTAATTGAAGCCCTGTTTTGAAACCCCCGTTGCTTTAAGCTCTCGCGGATGAAGATCCTTTACCCATATCCGACATTTTATTGGACTTGGATCTGGATGCAGGCAGATCCGAGACCCGAACTCTGAAcatagtgtgtgtgtatatataaccATGCAGCCCATGCAAATTGTTTGTGAGAGTACAACATGTTGGGTGTCACTTAGAAATTTCTACAAGAACAGAAAGAAAATTACAACCAGGAATTATTCATGAGTGCctcaaaaagatcaaccccatgaCTTACAAGTGCACCATCTTTTTCCTACGGTCAACCTTCGAGGATTAAACACTGATGGGAAGCTGAGAAACAGGCTTAAATAGTCAACCTCTTCAGAGAAAAAGGACAACAGGGAAGGGGGAGGAAAAGAGAGGTTTTCGAAAGTCAACCTCCCCCAATGAAGTCCTAGAAAAAGAAGAAGTCAAAAAACAGAGCCAAGAATCTGACTCGTCTCTTCCGAAAACATGATCAAGTGACTCGACCATGCGAAAAAGTCGAAGAGAAGAGCAAGGAACTTGAAGATGGAAGCCCCGTGCAGCAAAAACAAGTGAAAATGGTGACCTTTGGTGTGTCGAGGGACTAACAGGCCTTGTCTTCAGAGGAAGAAGAAGTTCTTAAAGGCTGAGGACTGAAACTAGCCAACCATTAGCGCAGTCgacaaagagaagaagaagaggaagaagtcaGGGAATTCAAGTGGTTTCATCGCATGAATTGTCTGAAAGCCGAGTTCAGCTTCTTCACCAGGTCTTTGGCTGTCATGGAGAATCCCTCTTCCATCTGCAGAAGAAGACAACAAGTTCAGCCACCGACTCCTCACTCGTTGAGTGCAGAGAGGTCGATAGTGGAGGTATAGATGAGAATCTCTTGCCTGGGTCACCACGGTGATGTCGAGAGAAGAACCAGAGAAGGGCACGACGCTGGTGTTCATCACGCGAAGATGGAGCGTCTCgatctcggagagagctttcaccAGCACTCCTTTCCGGTTCTCGCAGTGGATCTTGATCAGGATAGCCTTCTCGCACACCCTGGCCTCGATCTCCGGAAGGGACTGGCCTCCTTGGCCTTCGATGAAGCTCTCATCGCCGGGGGAGCCATCATCGTCATCAGCACATAGCTGCGACCTCTTCACGAGGACCGCCGCCTCCACGTTCCTCTTCGATACTCGATCTTCCAGGGACTTGACCTTCTCCTGGAGCCGCTTCAGGTACTCGACGGCGTCGCCAAGAACGGAAGCCTTGTCCGTCTTGCAAAGAGGAATGTTACTTCGATCAAAACAGATGTGCCGAAAGCTGATCAAAGCAGAGGAAGCAATCGAGAGCTCACCTTCTTCAAGCCAGGAACTACTGCAGACAGCGCTATGAATCGCTGGTTGAGCTTCTCTCGTCGCTTCCTCTCCGCCATGATGTGTTCCTGGTTCTGAGCGGCGGGTTTAGCCCCCGTGCTTACCTTCTTGGCCCCTTGTCCGAGGATCAAGGCTTCCATCTCTTCTTTCGGCTTCACCGTCGCAGCAAGA encodes the following:
- the LOC135680720 gene encoding uncharacterized protein LOC135680720 — encoded protein: MSTEAVNPKAYPLADAQLTITILDLIQQAANYKQLKKGANEATKTLNRGISEFVVMAADTEPLEILLHLPLLAEDKNVPYVFVPSKQALGRACGVTRPVIACSVTSNEGSQLKSQIQQLKDAIEKLLI
- the LOC103993808 gene encoding protein TUNICAMYCIN INDUCED 1, with the translated sequence MATRSLLLVGFLNLVMLGVSNGLISSNPSTHRAISNLRDAVVKGLGIHAEGVEVSGFDVRDVRVGQSVAYEFDIEIDKKVIPIKLSEDVRRWDSVDLTIFREDGEGGGDATGLVRMGRKPDSMVPPVLSPFQLAGPLELWIQDGDDMRLFLPHDVEAGALKKVILSDGAVVTVKGARSVSLRSPLELPLPFPLNRTHHSGHQDASGLLATAEAVRRAAGSKGQPLLSLRIVGPTSLTSSPSTSPHDKLKLRRLAPGLVELSSRSIPTIAVQKPTLWPLTSVNGSDSNLQGFEEMLASVLGPNGKEEGSFQLLRAEVSARNYIKTGFTLVENISNDEVDWSGFPEWMTRPEKAMTQFEVLARMEENGEVVPERIAVVKPVQVADSELESVATGNSTMSAASIVRPPPSYFTL
- the LOC103993807 gene encoding transcription factor bHLH18, yielding MEALASPYYSDMGVDQSFFRQWELSAFDLLGAQQLEAAFGRDLDQSPSSESYTSYPSFHPAASTERPKKIAKTSSWSSCTTSCPRILSFGNPESPICLAATVKPKEEMEALILGQGAKKVSTGAKPAAQNQEHIMAERKRREKLNQRFIALSAVVPGLKKTDKASVLGDAVEYLKRLQEKVKSLEDRVSKRNVEAAVLVKRSQLCADDDDGSPGDESFIEGQGGQSLPEIEARVCEKAILIKIHCENRKGVLVKALSEIETLHLRVMNTSVVPFSGSSLDITVVTQMEEGFSMTAKDLVKKLNSAFRQFMR